Proteins encoded by one window of Deinococcus yavapaiensis KR-236:
- a CDS encoding M24 family metallopeptidase, whose product MQTALQRVRALLPTNLDGWLLYDFQGSNPLARQILDIPASAHLTRRYFVWTPREGRPSVVHHRIEGGAWRTLTSGADVNLVPYSSHQELDAALRSLLSPGATIAMEYSERGAVPYVSRVDAGTLERVRELDVTVTSSADLLQAFLTWTPEDLEAHRRAVNVLMHAKDMGFRLVHEKLRHAEDVTELEVQAEIMRVIAEGNLVTDHSAIVAFGANAADPHYAPSETNNAVLRRGQCMLIDLWGQEEGRPNADVTWMGFAGEPDSEFANAWKAVSDARDLALSALAQRWGDLEGWEVDRVARDLLAERGFGDVFTHRLGHNLGVQLHGPGANLDDLETHDTRRLTTGLGVTVEPGVYPRERGYGIRSEVNVYFAESGPVVTTPAQRAPFVLGDGEWEDVRAAALGDVASA is encoded by the coding sequence ATGCAAACAGCCTTGCAGCGCGTACGCGCTCTTCTTCCGACGAATCTAGACGGCTGGCTTCTCTACGACTTTCAAGGCAGCAATCCGCTCGCTCGGCAGATTCTGGACATTCCCGCAAGTGCCCACCTCACACGGCGCTACTTCGTCTGGACTCCTCGTGAAGGGCGACCGAGCGTCGTGCATCACCGAATCGAAGGCGGAGCGTGGCGCACCCTCACGTCGGGCGCCGACGTGAACCTTGTTCCCTACAGTTCACACCAGGAGCTCGACGCGGCGTTGCGTTCCCTCCTCTCCCCTGGCGCGACGATCGCCATGGAATACAGCGAGCGAGGAGCGGTGCCGTACGTGAGCCGTGTCGACGCGGGCACGTTGGAGCGCGTACGCGAGCTCGATGTTACAGTCACGTCGAGCGCCGACCTTCTGCAAGCTTTCCTGACGTGGACGCCCGAGGATCTCGAAGCGCACCGCCGAGCCGTGAACGTCCTGATGCACGCCAAAGACATGGGGTTCCGCCTCGTGCACGAAAAACTTCGCCACGCGGAGGACGTGACCGAGCTCGAAGTGCAAGCCGAAATCATGCGCGTGATCGCCGAGGGCAACCTCGTGACGGACCATTCGGCGATCGTGGCGTTCGGAGCCAACGCGGCCGATCCGCACTACGCGCCGTCCGAGACGAACAACGCCGTTTTGCGGCGCGGACAGTGCATGCTGATCGACTTGTGGGGCCAAGAAGAAGGTCGTCCGAACGCCGACGTCACTTGGATGGGCTTCGCGGGCGAGCCCGACTCCGAGTTCGCGAACGCTTGGAAGGCCGTGAGTGACGCCCGTGACCTCGCCTTGAGCGCGCTCGCGCAGCGCTGGGGCGACCTCGAAGGATGGGAAGTGGACCGCGTCGCGCGCGACCTGCTCGCCGAGCGCGGCTTCGGCGACGTCTTCACCCATCGCCTCGGGCACAACCTCGGCGTGCAACTGCACGGCCCGGGCGCGAATCTCGACGATCTCGAAACGCACGATACGCGCCGCCTCACGACCGGGCTCGGCGTGACCGTCGAGCCGGGCGTGTATCCGAGGGAGCGCGGCTACGGCATTCGCAGCGAGGTGAACGTGTACTTCGCCGAGAGCGGCCCGGTCGTCACGACGCCCGCGCAGCGCGCGCCCTTCGTGCTAGGTGACGGCGAGTGGGAGGACGTGCGCGCCGCCGCGCTCGGCGACGTCGCCTCCGCTTGA
- a CDS encoding peptide ABC transporter substrate-binding protein: MKKLLALSLLMLGAALAGPRQNNVIIATSQEPANILDYWSTANQAISAEINGFLAPSLIQKNNAGDLFAVVASRVPSTSNGDIKITRQGNDVVSNSVTYRIRPEAKWSDGTPITTRDFQFWLDVAKDERVPIPARDPWDRATIARVNDKTFTITYNKGGYIFADQVSPGYAPAHVMQADWNAFKSATDKLDAKTQAQEINNRFSQFLAKFTTARSLPRVSAGPFRVTSWSPGSSMTLTRNPNFWIKPQGGENKYAREIIYRFIGDTNTLRVNILSGQIDAVSSVGLTFDQGLQLQPQERGRFKVEFVPGAVWEHIDVNQFTNVQKVKDLGLDDKRTRQAILYAMNRESLVQQLYQGKQPVSSTFVSTFSSLYKGNVKKYDYNPTRAKQLLAELGWKAGADGILVRNGKRFTLNFTTTAGNRIRERVQQILIRDLKAVGIEATVANQPSAIVFDDAFINRASEGKWDMFMFAYTQDPATEDAGLLIGKLPSGDSNIPTAANGYSGQVISGWNSAAFDRLAVSARTEFDPAKRKQLFSQMQDIFADELPILPLYNRSNVITRATGLVNYTFSGANQYPGWNAWTLGWQQNGATEQNPR; encoded by the coding sequence ATGAAGAAACTGTTGGCTCTTTCGCTTCTGATGCTCGGCGCGGCCCTCGCGGGACCGCGTCAAAACAACGTGATCATCGCGACGTCGCAGGAACCTGCGAACATTCTCGACTACTGGTCTACAGCCAATCAGGCGATCAGCGCCGAAATCAACGGCTTCCTCGCCCCCAGTCTCATTCAAAAGAACAACGCGGGCGACTTGTTCGCGGTCGTGGCATCGCGCGTGCCCAGCACGAGCAACGGTGACATCAAGATCACCCGTCAAGGCAACGACGTCGTCAGCAACTCCGTCACGTACCGCATTCGCCCGGAAGCGAAGTGGTCCGACGGCACGCCGATCACGACGCGTGACTTCCAGTTCTGGCTCGACGTCGCCAAGGACGAGCGCGTGCCGATTCCGGCCCGCGATCCTTGGGACCGCGCCACGATCGCGCGCGTGAACGACAAGACGTTCACCATCACCTACAACAAGGGCGGCTACATCTTCGCCGACCAAGTGTCGCCCGGATACGCGCCCGCGCACGTCATGCAGGCGGACTGGAACGCCTTCAAGAGCGCCACGGACAAGCTCGATGCGAAGACGCAGGCGCAGGAGATCAACAACCGCTTCAGCCAGTTTCTCGCGAAGTTCACGACCGCGCGTAGCCTTCCGCGCGTTTCGGCCGGTCCCTTCCGCGTGACCTCGTGGAGCCCGGGCTCCAGCATGACCTTGACGCGCAATCCGAACTTCTGGATCAAGCCGCAAGGCGGCGAGAACAAGTACGCGCGTGAAATCATCTACCGCTTCATCGGCGATACGAACACGCTGCGCGTGAACATCTTGTCGGGTCAGATCGACGCGGTGTCGTCGGTCGGCTTGACCTTCGACCAAGGCCTGCAACTGCAGCCCCAAGAACGTGGCCGTTTCAAGGTGGAGTTCGTGCCGGGCGCCGTGTGGGAACACATCGACGTCAACCAGTTCACGAACGTCCAGAAGGTCAAGGACCTCGGCCTCGACGACAAGCGCACGCGTCAAGCGATCTTGTACGCGATGAACCGAGAATCGCTTGTCCAGCAGCTGTACCAAGGCAAGCAGCCGGTGAGCAGCACCTTCGTGAGCACCTTCAGCTCGCTCTACAAGGGGAACGTCAAGAAGTACGATTACAACCCGACGCGCGCCAAGCAACTGCTTGCCGAACTCGGTTGGAAGGCAGGCGCCGACGGTATCCTCGTGCGCAACGGCAAGCGCTTCACCCTCAACTTCACCACGACGGCGGGCAACCGCATTCGCGAGCGCGTTCAACAAATCCTTATTCGCGACCTCAAGGCGGTCGGCATCGAGGCAACCGTCGCCAACCAGCCGTCGGCCATCGTGTTCGACGACGCCTTCATCAACCGCGCGTCCGAAGGCAAGTGGGACATGTTCATGTTCGCCTACACGCAAGACCCCGCCACGGAAGACGCGGGCTTGCTGATCGGCAAGCTCCCGAGCGGCGACTCGAACATCCCGACGGCTGCCAACGGCTACTCCGGTCAAGTCATCAGCGGCTGGAACAGCGCGGCCTTCGACCGCCTCGCCGTCTCGGCGCGCACGGAATTCGATCCTGCCAAGCGCAAGCAGCTCTTCAGCCAGATGCAGGACATCTTCGCCGATGAACTGCCGATTTTGCCCCTCTACAACCGCTCAAACGTCATCACGCGGGCCACGGGTCTCGTGAACTACACGTTCAGCGGCGCCAACCAGTACCCGGGCTGGAACGCCTGGACGCTCGGATGGCAGCAAAACGGCGCGACCGAACAAAACCCGCGTTGA
- a CDS encoding HesB/IscA family protein, translated as MVMTQTISISDFGAQKALQILQNSGKSSAGVRVFIKSGGCSGYQYGMAIDDRELEGDTIIVDKGVKLLVDQMSLPLLEGSEVDFIENMMGGGFTVNNPNATSSCGCGHSFRTDGGKSPDGEGSTSCGSSNY; from the coding sequence ATGGTCATGACGCAGACGATTTCCATCAGCGATTTCGGAGCGCAAAAAGCGCTTCAGATCCTGCAAAACAGCGGCAAGTCCAGCGCGGGCGTCCGCGTGTTCATCAAGAGTGGCGGCTGCAGCGGCTATCAGTACGGCATGGCCATCGACGACCGAGAGCTCGAGGGTGACACCATCATCGTCGACAAGGGCGTCAAGCTTCTCGTGGACCAGATGAGCTTGCCCTTGCTCGAAGGCAGTGAGGTCGACTTCATCGAGAACATGATGGGCGGCGGCTTCACCGTGAACAACCCCAACGCGACGTCCTCGTGCGGTTGCGGTCACTCCTTCCGCACCGACGGAGGCAAGTCGCCGGACGGTGAAGGCAGCACGAGCTGCGGAAGCTCGAACTACTGA